The window GTTCTTTGCCGGTGACATCGGCATCACCCACAAAATCCAGCAGGTCATCGGCGATCTGAAAAGCAACCCCGACCTTTTCGCCGAACTGGGCAAACCTGTCCCTGGTGTGGCCGTTTATTCCGGCCAGAATCGGGGCGGCTTCGCACGATACCGCAAACAGCGAAGCGGTTTTGTCGGCAATTATTTTTAAATATTCCTCTTCGGAAAGGTCGTAATTGGAGGTCTCTTCGACCTGCCGTAATTCGCCGACCGAAACCCGCTCGGTCGCCCGCGAAATCGCCGAAACCAATTCGATCGACTGCGCCGTAACCATCATCCGGAAGGCCTTGGCGAACAGGAAATCGCCCATCAACACCGCCACCAGATTGGTCCACTTGGAGTTAACCGTTTCCAACCCGCGCCGCATTTCGGAATCATCGACAACATCGTCATGAAGCAGGGTCGCGGTGTGAATCAGCTCGATGGCCAGCGAAGCCGAAATCGTGTGTTCGGTGTAAAACTCCGCCGCCCGCGACAGCAAAAACATCAGTGCCGGGCGCATCCGTTTGCCCCGGGAGCGCATCAGATGCTGGGCAATCGAGGTTATCAGCGGGGTATCGCCTTTAAGAAATTCAGCCAGGCGCTGGTCGAAAACAGTGAGGTCGTGCTCGACCGGCGCGATGAGGGTTTTGAGCCTGTCTTTTTCCATCTTATTGAATTACGCTGTCAATCCTCAAAGCTCCAAAAAATTCATAGGGTGGCCTTCATAATAGCCCAATTAGCGATTTATGTCAAATTAATAATTCGAGAGGGGAAATGGCGGTTTTGAGTGGGTGATCGCGCGTTGATAGAAGTTCTAGATACCGTTTTACTTGTACAGACCTAGGTTGATTGCTTGACA is drawn from candidate division Zixibacteria bacterium HGW-Zixibacteria-1 and contains these coding sequences:
- a CDS encoding polyprenyl synthetase, whose product is MEKDRLKTLIAPVEHDLTVFDQRLAEFLKGDTPLITSIAQHLMRSRGKRMRPALMFLLSRAAEFYTEHTISASLAIELIHTATLLHDDVVDDSEMRRGLETVNSKWTNLVAVLMGDFLFAKAFRMMVTAQSIELVSAISRATERVSVGELRQVEETSNYDLSEEEYLKIIADKTASLFAVSCEAAPILAGINGHTRDRFAQFGEKVGVAFQIADDLLDFVGDADVTGKEPGNDVITGKVTLPLIYTLRNGDKGRRREIMKILGNGIDQGGFRTILDHVNEAGGIDYAQRRAVQIANEGLEMVKGLKDSIYFKSLSGMVEFSTSRAA